From a region of the Teredinibacter turnerae genome:
- a CDS encoding MotA/TolQ/ExbB proton channel family protein — protein MRLIYVFGAFLVRFGMQALVEFLVLGGLVVQVLLVFSVVSVAIILVKLWQAFQYRPAANAHPEQVLGHFEKGEWQQALLLSKNQRNARALVMASALNAFDQGSLGEADVRAEVGRVARNAIEEQQRYLRVLEVVAMVAPLLGLFGTVLGMISAFQAMENAGAQVNPSVLSAGIWKALMTTAVGLAVAIPVSIAHSWLERRVENLAHHISDDVQRLFTAFHQRNAQPVAKKQA, from the coding sequence TTGCGATTAATATATGTGTTTGGCGCATTTTTGGTGAGGTTTGGTATGCAGGCGTTGGTGGAGTTTCTGGTGCTTGGAGGGCTGGTGGTGCAGGTGCTACTGGTGTTTTCGGTGGTATCTGTGGCGATCATTCTGGTTAAGTTGTGGCAGGCATTTCAGTATCGCCCGGCAGCCAACGCGCACCCCGAGCAGGTTTTGGGGCACTTCGAGAAAGGCGAATGGCAGCAAGCCTTGCTGCTAAGTAAAAATCAGCGCAATGCACGCGCCTTGGTGATGGCTTCCGCCCTTAATGCGTTTGACCAGGGCTCGCTCGGGGAGGCCGACGTTCGAGCCGAGGTGGGCCGGGTTGCCCGCAATGCGATAGAAGAACAACAGCGTTATTTGCGGGTGCTTGAGGTTGTGGCGATGGTCGCTCCGCTGCTGGGGCTATTTGGCACCGTACTCGGGATGATTTCGGCGTTTCAGGCGATGGAAAACGCCGGTGCGCAGGTGAATCCTTCAGTGTTGTCCGCTGGAATCTGGAAAGCACTCATGACCACAGCGGTAGGGTTGGCGGTTGCTATTCCTGTGTCCATTGCTCATAGCTGGCTGGAACGCAGAGTAGAAAACCTAGCTCACCATATTTCTGATGATGTACAGCGGCTGTTTACGGCGTTTCACCAGCGCAATGCCCAACCTGTAGCCAAAAAACAGGCGTGA
- a CDS encoding ExbD/TolR family protein, with product MLEAYIDKPRRKKISLTALIDVVFILLLFFMLTSSFSQSRAVDLSQPIASATASVAPRTQLLLLYTDGHLRLHNSDFFLAHYRELSGSHLTELDNTAPVVLLTESTVQIAAITELLSRLHVLNFERTTLGGVLPEDQQ from the coding sequence GTGTTAGAGGCATATATCGATAAACCGCGGCGAAAAAAAATAAGCCTGACTGCGCTGATTGATGTGGTGTTTATTCTGCTGCTGTTTTTTATGCTGACATCGTCGTTTAGTCAGTCGCGTGCGGTCGATTTATCACAGCCCATAGCGTCGGCAACAGCGTCCGTAGCGCCTCGTACGCAGCTGCTATTACTCTATACAGACGGCCACTTACGCTTGCATAACAGTGATTTTTTTCTCGCTCACTATCGCGAGTTATCGGGTTCACATTTAACTGAGCTCGACAATACCGCGCCGGTGGTATTGCTCACTGAAAGCACAGTCCAGATTGCCGCTATTACGGAGCTGCTGAGTCGTTTACACGTGTTGAATTTTGAGCGAACGACGCTCGGTGGCGTGTTGCCAGAGGACCAGCAATGA
- a CDS encoding ExbD/TolR family protein has protein sequence MNGFSPQELIGPRKRSDSEGMIPLINIVFLLLIFFMVAGQMSWLSQLNLELPKSNSQKPVDASQPTLAQDAAGQLYFNGDSVSTEELAARLANVVVTDTPINISMDKHLTAKELDVVLAQLRQAGIAQFVLYSTVTDDL, from the coding sequence ATGAACGGGTTTTCGCCACAGGAACTTATTGGTCCGCGCAAACGCTCTGACTCCGAGGGAATGATTCCGCTCATCAATATCGTATTTCTGCTGCTTATCTTTTTTATGGTTGCGGGCCAAATGAGCTGGTTAAGCCAACTGAATCTGGAGCTGCCGAAGTCGAACAGCCAGAAGCCTGTCGACGCCTCTCAGCCGACACTCGCGCAGGATGCCGCAGGACAGCTGTATTTTAATGGCGACAGCGTCTCAACTGAAGAATTGGCTGCACGCCTTGCTAACGTGGTAGTGACTGATACGCCTATCAATATTTCGATGGATAAACACCTAACCGCAAAAGAGTTGGATGTTGTTCTCGCGCAGTTGCGTCAAGCGGGTATAGCACAATTTGTATTGTATTCAACCGTAACGGACGACTTATGA
- a CDS encoding energy transducer TonB yields MNTAGWIAALGFSGALHVLVAAYFLHAQERTEVAGYAAGEGEGGVEVGVGMAGSYMDLLRETDASLESDEPAETAVDSEAIETEKVVNEEITTRTADHVKEVPVQEPPAPEIREKAPPTLAVAVVERTPQAKDTVVVNAKQEAAPEQEQQKVKTPDKTAPQAKKSSTPKKSAALAMQKATGRGDHAGSGGRVGNSRSYFGRLTSWLNQHKDYPAHLKKRKVQGVVVVRFTINATGEILHKAIKKSSGNTELDQAALDVLDKANPLPPIPAEMKRTKLTLSLPVDYSLITK; encoded by the coding sequence ATGAACACGGCCGGTTGGATTGCTGCACTTGGCTTTTCCGGTGCTCTTCACGTGTTGGTTGCGGCGTATTTTCTACACGCACAAGAGCGTACAGAGGTAGCCGGATATGCTGCGGGAGAAGGTGAGGGCGGTGTCGAGGTTGGCGTGGGAATGGCGGGCTCCTATATGGATTTGCTGCGTGAGACGGACGCCTCTCTCGAATCTGATGAGCCTGCAGAAACCGCTGTCGATTCCGAGGCTATTGAAACCGAGAAAGTTGTCAACGAAGAAATCACTACCCGAACGGCTGATCACGTAAAAGAGGTACCTGTACAGGAACCACCGGCGCCGGAGATTCGCGAGAAAGCGCCTCCCACCCTGGCTGTTGCTGTTGTTGAGCGCACTCCACAAGCAAAAGATACGGTGGTTGTAAATGCGAAGCAGGAAGCGGCACCGGAGCAAGAGCAACAAAAAGTAAAGACCCCTGATAAAACTGCTCCGCAGGCAAAAAAATCGAGTACGCCAAAAAAATCAGCGGCGCTGGCGATGCAAAAGGCAACTGGGCGCGGGGATCACGCCGGTTCCGGGGGGCGAGTCGGAAATAGTCGAAGTTATTTTGGCCGTTTAACCTCATGGTTAAACCAGCACAAGGATTACCCCGCACACCTTAAAAAACGCAAGGTTCAGGGTGTGGTGGTGGTGCGGTTTACGATCAACGCCACCGGCGAAATTCTTCACAAAGCAATCAAGAAAAGTTCAGGGAATACGGAGTTGGACCAGGCTGCACTGGATGTGCTCGATAAAGCAAATCCACTCCCACCAATACCGGCAGAAATGAAGCGTACAAAGCTCACGCTCTCACTTCCTGTCGATTACTCACTTATTACAAAGTAA
- a CDS encoding TonB-dependent receptor produces MEKKPAGQLRPKSLREQMFGDRHPLLAAGVTAVFATSPALAQDDEEIALDTLQIEERTIDTNPYAEKGAPYKAKVSGDERRVKPLAETPTTISVLTKTQIEESGREDLREILAGQPGITLGTGENGNAFGDRYIIRGHEARSDVFVDGLRDPGMTTRESFAVDQIEITKGPSSTFAGRGSTGGAVNSVTKQASSQYDFTKVNAGVGTDSYYRVTLDANKKINDEIALRANVLFADQDVPDRAPASRERSGLALSGAWEANEKIKFVADYYYLNAEDKPDLGTYIDRTTGEPVDDVPVYLQDEDFLKSEINVATLRANFNFSESMRLTNVLRSGTTENGYVVTGTRTGNRHETDPVAPGAATITPSTHQGWQEVEYLVNQTNFYLDVADHQLLIGFEYSDLNVTNGVYSVTDTGEGNCILPPGRGQTEAGPGFCLTDPNGNAVDNINNLLVRDIVRGDYDSDYNVKTTSLSVMDTYDVTDKFSVFAGVRMDSFDYDNATIGFGATEPTDWSYSDTLWNGHLGLVFDVTEQGNVYVTYSTATNINGGESDVGGNCGYGGLCGSADQIDNSEPESVENIELGTKWNLRDEKLLFTAALFQITKSDVMEGADYESTGTFNTGENRVQGVEFSLVGNLTEKLSTQFGVAFMDAEITESFNNGVNQTLVTRGPNAGTYQTTDDIRGRTLSNFADNSAFLQLRYQMTEALALGGSWTYSSEMYSGQPDTAPGWNAATNDYSIRIPDYSYFDLFATYDINAQTNVRLNIGNVTDEAYYLAAYRSGSFTYIGDARHATLTFGFEF; encoded by the coding sequence ATGGAAAAGAAGCCCGCTGGACAACTGCGTCCGAAATCTCTGCGCGAGCAAATGTTCGGTGATCGTCATCCGCTGTTAGCGGCTGGTGTTACCGCCGTGTTTGCCACCTCGCCTGCGCTAGCGCAAGACGATGAAGAAATCGCTCTGGATACATTGCAAATTGAAGAGCGCACAATCGATACGAACCCTTACGCAGAAAAGGGCGCTCCGTACAAAGCGAAAGTGTCCGGTGATGAGCGCAGAGTAAAGCCATTGGCGGAAACACCAACCACCATCAGCGTGCTTACCAAGACCCAGATTGAAGAGTCGGGGCGTGAAGACTTACGCGAAATTCTGGCAGGCCAGCCCGGCATTACGCTGGGTACCGGTGAAAATGGTAACGCATTTGGTGATCGCTACATTATTCGCGGCCATGAAGCTCGCAGCGATGTATTCGTCGATGGCTTGCGCGACCCGGGTATGACCACGCGCGAAAGTTTCGCTGTCGATCAAATCGAGATTACAAAAGGGCCAAGTTCCACCTTCGCTGGACGGGGCTCGACCGGCGGTGCCGTTAACAGTGTCACCAAACAAGCCAGCAGCCAATATGATTTCACGAAAGTGAATGCGGGCGTGGGAACCGACTCCTATTATCGGGTAACCCTCGACGCCAATAAAAAAATCAACGATGAGATAGCATTGCGGGCAAACGTATTATTTGCCGACCAGGATGTGCCAGATCGGGCGCCCGCATCGCGCGAGCGCTCAGGGCTTGCATTGTCTGGTGCCTGGGAAGCGAACGAGAAAATCAAATTTGTCGCTGATTACTATTACCTTAATGCCGAAGACAAACCCGACCTGGGCACCTACATCGATCGCACCACAGGCGAACCGGTAGACGATGTTCCTGTGTATCTGCAGGATGAAGACTTTCTTAAATCTGAAATTAATGTCGCTACCTTGCGGGCGAACTTTAACTTTAGTGAAAGCATGCGTTTGACTAATGTATTGCGTTCCGGTACTACCGAAAACGGTTATGTGGTGACTGGTACGCGCACGGGTAATCGCCACGAGACAGACCCAGTTGCGCCCGGTGCAGCCACGATTACACCCAGCACTCATCAAGGCTGGCAGGAAGTCGAATACCTTGTTAATCAGACGAATTTTTACCTGGATGTAGCAGACCACCAATTACTTATTGGTTTTGAATATTCGGATCTCAATGTAACCAATGGCGTTTACTCGGTAACCGACACCGGCGAGGGAAACTGTATACTGCCTCCTGGCCGAGGTCAGACTGAAGCGGGCCCCGGTTTCTGTTTAACCGACCCCAATGGAAATGCCGTCGACAATATTAATAATCTGCTCGTGCGTGACATAGTACGTGGTGATTACGATAGTGATTACAATGTAAAAACCACCTCGCTCTCCGTGATGGATACCTACGATGTGACCGATAAATTCTCGGTATTCGCGGGTGTTCGTATGGACAGCTTCGATTATGACAATGCAACTATAGGTTTTGGTGCTACAGAGCCTACAGACTGGTCTTATTCTGACACCTTGTGGAATGGCCACCTGGGGTTGGTGTTCGACGTGACTGAGCAAGGTAATGTTTATGTTACCTACAGCACGGCAACCAATATCAATGGTGGTGAGTCGGATGTTGGGGGTAACTGTGGCTATGGTGGGCTTTGTGGCTCCGCTGATCAGATTGATAACAGCGAACCGGAAAGCGTCGAAAATATCGAGTTGGGCACAAAGTGGAACCTGCGCGATGAAAAACTGCTGTTCACCGCGGCGCTGTTTCAAATTACCAAGTCGGACGTAATGGAAGGTGCGGACTATGAATCCACCGGGACGTTCAACACCGGCGAAAACCGTGTGCAAGGGGTTGAGTTTTCTCTCGTCGGTAATCTGACTGAAAAACTCAGTACGCAGTTTGGCGTTGCTTTTATGGATGCCGAGATCACCGAATCGTTCAATAATGGTGTTAACCAAACCTTGGTTACACGAGGACCGAACGCTGGAACTTATCAAACAACGGATGACATTCGCGGGCGTACGCTGAGTAACTTTGCCGATAATAGTGCGTTTTTGCAGTTGCGCTATCAAATGACAGAGGCGCTTGCGCTAGGCGGTTCTTGGACCTATAGCAGCGAGATGTACTCCGGGCAGCCTGACACCGCGCCAGGATGGAATGCTGCAACCAACGATTACTCGATTCGTATACCGGACTACAGCTACTTCGATCTGTTCGCAACTTACGATATTAACGCGCAGACCAACGTGCGCCTGAACATCGGTAATGTGACGGACGAAGCCTATTATCTTGCGGCGTACCGCAGTGGCTCGTTTACTTACATTGGCGATGCGCGTCATGCTACGCTGACCTTTGGCTTTGAGTTCTAA
- a CDS encoding alpha-hydroxy acid oxidase: protein MAQHLTHIPPELASLADYEQFAEQFIDPVAWAYIQGGSGDERALQNNCNAFANYQCLPSLLRPCGEGTTEVRLFDTVLSHPIVLAPVAYQKLVHDLAEIETARAADATDSLMVSSTLASVPMEEVATHNTGTNWFQLYFQPDRDITQDLVARAEASGFSALMVTLDAPVQTFSRRLMRKGSGLPADITAANLLNYAQPRPVEIGQHESRVFQGVMRKAPTLADLERLINYSKLPVIVKGVLNPDDAERLLGCGVSGIVVSNHGGRAFAAAPAAIDCLSAIRERVGDACVLFDSGVRSGYDVFKALALGADAVMIGRPQVHALAIAGALGVAHMLQLLRDELEVAMAMAGCATIDEIKRVPVWKGDDYVNRN, encoded by the coding sequence ATGGCTCAACATCTCACCCACATCCCACCGGAATTAGCGAGTCTTGCGGATTACGAGCAATTTGCCGAACAGTTTATAGATCCAGTCGCCTGGGCTTATATTCAAGGCGGAAGTGGTGATGAGCGGGCATTGCAAAACAATTGCAACGCTTTTGCCAACTACCAATGTCTGCCTTCGTTACTGCGCCCTTGTGGCGAGGGGACGACGGAGGTCAGGCTCTTCGACACCGTGTTGAGCCACCCCATCGTGCTTGCGCCCGTGGCCTACCAAAAGCTGGTGCATGATCTGGCTGAAATTGAAACTGCGAGAGCAGCAGACGCCACCGACAGTCTGATGGTGAGCAGTACGCTCGCTTCTGTGCCAATGGAAGAAGTAGCAACGCACAATACGGGTACGAACTGGTTTCAACTTTATTTTCAGCCTGACCGGGATATAACCCAGGATCTGGTTGCACGCGCGGAAGCGTCGGGGTTTAGCGCGTTAATGGTAACGCTCGATGCGCCAGTGCAAACGTTTAGCCGCAGACTGATGCGCAAAGGCTCTGGTTTGCCCGCGGATATTACCGCTGCGAACTTGCTGAATTATGCGCAACCGCGGCCTGTCGAAATTGGGCAGCATGAGAGCCGTGTATTTCAGGGCGTGATGAGAAAAGCACCCACCCTCGCAGATCTGGAGCGGCTTATTAACTATTCAAAACTACCAGTGATTGTAAAGGGCGTATTAAATCCGGACGACGCAGAGCGTTTGCTCGGTTGTGGAGTTTCCGGCATTGTAGTGTCGAATCACGGTGGGCGAGCATTTGCTGCCGCGCCAGCTGCGATAGACTGCCTTTCTGCTATCCGCGAGCGAGTGGGGGATGCATGTGTGCTTTTCGATAGCGGCGTCCGCAGCGGCTACGACGTCTTTAAAGCTCTGGCGCTCGGCGCCGATGCGGTAATGATAGGCCGGCCACAAGTGCATGCACTGGCTATTGCAGGTGCGCTGGGTGTCGCGCACATGTTGCAGTTATTGCGAGATGAGCTTGAAGTCGCTATGGCAATGGCGGGCTGCGCTACTATCGACGAAATTAAACGTGTGCCGGTTTGGAAGGGTGATGACTATGTTAATCGTAATTGA
- a CDS encoding Fe2+-dependent dioxygenase: MLIVIDGLLADAEVNEWRSRLEAAEWLDGRGTGGTLSAAVKSNLQLADTSELAINLGNTIVQKLGVHPLFLSAALPEKIYPPKFNCYRNGGAYGAHVDSAIMVMPNKQSLRTDISATLFLSDPNSYDGGELEIETAFGAQAVKLNAGDLVLYPSSSLHRVTPVTRGQRVASFIWIQSMVPDEAERALLFDLDQSIQSLISEKPADDPTLLRLTSVYHNLLRRYAKV, from the coding sequence ATGTTAATCGTAATTGATGGCTTGTTGGCCGACGCCGAAGTCAATGAGTGGCGCTCAAGGCTTGAAGCCGCAGAATGGTTAGACGGCAGGGGAACGGGCGGTACCTTGTCAGCGGCGGTAAAATCAAATTTACAGTTGGCGGATACCAGCGAGCTTGCGATAAATCTGGGAAATACTATCGTGCAAAAGCTGGGAGTGCATCCGCTATTTCTATCGGCAGCATTGCCGGAGAAAATCTACCCACCGAAATTTAATTGTTATCGTAATGGGGGAGCTTACGGAGCCCACGTCGATAGCGCGATTATGGTTATGCCAAATAAGCAGAGCTTGCGCACAGATATATCCGCTACGCTGTTTCTAAGTGATCCGAATAGCTACGACGGTGGTGAGTTGGAGATCGAAACTGCATTTGGTGCCCAAGCGGTAAAATTGAATGCCGGCGATTTGGTGCTCTATCCGTCAAGCAGCCTGCATCGGGTGACGCCGGTTACACGCGGTCAGCGGGTGGCGTCATTTATCTGGATTCAAAGTATGGTGCCGGATGAAGCGGAACGTGCCTTGTTATTCGATTTGGACCAAAGTATTCAGAGCCTAATAAGCGAAAAGCCCGCGGATGATCCTACGCTGTTGCGCTTAACCTCTGTCTATCACAATCTTTTGCGTCGTTATGCGAAGGTCTAG
- a CDS encoding endo-1,4-beta-xylanase translates to MIQPANSASVIASAVKRSLGAAGLTLAMATFAAGANAACDYVVTNSWNSGFTANIVISNDTGAAVNGWSVTWQYSGDNRVTSLWNATLSGNNPYSASNFAWNGAIAPGASVSFGFQGTGSSAEIVSVTGDVCSGGSSSSSSSSSSSSSSSSSSSSSSSSNSSSSSSSSSSSSSSSSSSSSSGGQCMEMCQWYQDPLRPLCANQDNGWGWENNQSCIGRNTCESQSGNGGIVSTCGGSSSSSSSSSSSSSSSSSSSSSSSSGGSTSSSSSSSSSSSSSSSSTSTSGGGGLYTYADFPFGVAVNGRFLNTPEMQNTVVNEFSQITAENIMKMSYMHPAEDTYSFAQADQLVDWATTNGVGVHGHTFVWHSDYQVPNWMKSYSGDFEAMLDTHVTTIAEHFAGRVQSWDVVNEVIDENNNCWRNSLFYQQLGADFVGNAFRAARAGDPDADLYYNDYDTEGGNANKLQCLESLVDDLLAQNAPIDGVGFQMHVQIDWPSTSAIAQAFQAIVDRGLKVKVTELDVPVNNPYASTPFPQYTSYTAEAAALQKARYKAILKTYLDVVPPAQRGGFTIWGIWDGDSWLLDFSEREGADDWPLLFGGPSDGPYEAKPVVDGLIEAFLGE, encoded by the coding sequence ATGATTCAACCGGCTAATTCGGCCTCTGTGATAGCGAGCGCAGTAAAACGCTCGCTGGGCGCAGCAGGTTTAACTTTGGCTATGGCTACCTTTGCTGCGGGCGCTAATGCCGCTTGTGATTATGTGGTAACCAATTCTTGGAATTCAGGCTTTACCGCGAATATCGTTATCAGTAATGATACCGGCGCAGCTGTAAATGGCTGGAGTGTCACTTGGCAATACTCTGGTGACAATCGCGTGACTAGCTTGTGGAACGCCACGCTTTCCGGTAATAACCCCTACAGCGCGAGTAATTTTGCATGGAACGGTGCTATTGCCCCTGGGGCGAGCGTCTCGTTCGGGTTTCAAGGTACTGGCAGTTCAGCCGAAATTGTCAGCGTAACTGGCGATGTGTGTAGCGGTGGTTCAAGTAGCTCGAGTTCATCCAGTTCAAGTTCGTCAAGCTCAAGTTCTTCTAGCTCGTCCAGCTCAAGCTCCAACTCCTCTAGCAGCTCTAGCTCGTCATCCAGTTCCAGCAGCTCCAGCAGCTCCAGCTCGTCCAGCGGCGGCCAGTGCATGGAAATGTGTCAGTGGTATCAAGACCCATTGCGTCCGCTGTGTGCGAATCAGGATAATGGCTGGGGCTGGGAAAACAATCAAAGTTGCATTGGCCGTAACACCTGTGAAAGCCAATCGGGTAACGGTGGCATAGTGTCGACCTGCGGCGGCAGTTCCTCCAGTTCCAGCTCGTCGAGCTCGTCCAGCAGTTCGAGCAGCTCTTCCTCGTCGTCATCTTCGAGCGGCGGCTCTACTTCCAGCTCGTCTTCCAGCAGTTCATCGAGTTCGTCTTCAAGCTCCAGTACATCTACTTCCGGTGGCGGTGGCCTCTATACTTACGCCGACTTCCCATTCGGTGTAGCCGTTAACGGCCGTTTCCTGAATACGCCGGAAATGCAAAATACTGTGGTTAATGAGTTCAGCCAGATCACCGCTGAAAACATTATGAAAATGAGCTATATGCATCCTGCGGAAGATACCTACAGCTTCGCGCAAGCGGATCAACTGGTGGACTGGGCAACAACAAATGGCGTCGGAGTACATGGCCACACGTTTGTTTGGCACTCTGATTACCAGGTTCCCAATTGGATGAAGAGCTACAGTGGCGACTTTGAAGCGATGCTCGATACTCACGTTACAACAATTGCGGAACATTTTGCCGGCCGCGTGCAGAGTTGGGATGTGGTTAACGAGGTTATCGATGAAAACAACAATTGTTGGAGAAACTCGCTCTTCTACCAACAGCTGGGTGCTGATTTCGTCGGTAATGCTTTCCGTGCAGCGCGTGCCGGTGACCCGGATGCGGATCTTTACTACAACGATTACGACACCGAAGGCGGTAACGCCAATAAGTTGCAGTGTCTTGAAAGTCTGGTAGACGATCTGCTTGCGCAAAACGCACCTATCGATGGTGTCGGGTTCCAAATGCACGTACAGATCGATTGGCCCAGCACCAGTGCAATTGCGCAGGCGTTCCAAGCAATTGTCGATCGCGGCTTAAAAGTGAAAGTAACCGAACTGGATGTGCCTGTGAACAACCCTTATGCGAGCACGCCATTCCCTCAGTACACCAGCTACACGGCTGAGGCGGCTGCACTGCAAAAAGCGCGCTATAAGGCAATTTTGAAAACCTATCTTGATGTTGTACCACCGGCGCAGCGCGGCGGCTTCACCATTTGGGGTATCTGGGACGGCGACAGTTGGCTGCTAGACTTCAGTGAGCGTGAAGGCGCGGACGACTGGCCTCTGCTGTTTGGTGGTCCATCTGACGGGCCATACGAAGCCAAGCCTGTGGTTGATGGTTTGATCGAGGCGTTCCTCGGCGAGTAA
- a CDS encoding YaeQ family protein, producing MALNATIYKCTVHLNDFDRSIFDSLQLTLALHPSEKPERMLVRLMAYCLHYHERLEFTKGLSTPETPDIWLKSLHDTVDLWVDVGEPAAEKIKKACRQAAEVWVYSFNTKSDVWWQQSASAFEPLSAEVRQFDFAAITTLAEQLERTCEMSVSITDGQLTVTMGDRVFELVVNLLQSRQG from the coding sequence ATGGCCTTAAATGCAACTATCTATAAGTGCACCGTGCATTTAAATGATTTTGATCGTTCTATTTTTGATTCGCTTCAACTTACTCTGGCCTTGCACCCCAGTGAAAAGCCCGAGCGAATGCTGGTGCGTTTGATGGCCTATTGCCTGCATTATCACGAACGGCTGGAATTTACCAAAGGTTTGTCGACCCCTGAAACACCGGATATTTGGCTCAAGTCGTTGCACGATACAGTGGACCTGTGGGTAGATGTCGGGGAGCCCGCGGCGGAAAAAATAAAGAAAGCCTGTCGGCAGGCAGCGGAGGTTTGGGTCTACAGCTTCAACACAAAGTCCGATGTGTGGTGGCAACAGTCCGCGAGCGCGTTTGAGCCCTTGAGCGCAGAGGTTCGTCAATTTGATTTTGCGGCGATCACAACACTTGCCGAGCAACTGGAGCGGACTTGTGAAATGTCTGTAAGTATTACCGATGGTCAGCTTACAGTTACCATGGGGGATAGGGTTTTTGAACTGGTTGTGAATCTACTCCAAAGTCGGCAAGGTTAA
- the rdgC gene encoding recombination-associated protein RdgC, which produces MWFKNLRVYRLTRAFESSPEALAETLENFAFQPCGKLDPVRYGWVPPLGRHGTSLVHATNGNIMVCAKRQEKILPSAVVKEELDERVAAISAEEGRHVGRKERDSLKDEVIFDLLPRALAKSSMDFAYIAPSERLVYVNVTSSKRAEELLSALREALGTMSAIPLNSVNPPVASMTEWLRSSELPAPFQLGEECELQAPKDDRIIRCKNQDLTADEILNHIHSGMVVNKLALTWNDAIHFIVDDQLAIKRLKFDDKLLELAGERNPESAAEEFDTDFAVMSTELKQFVADLLNAFGGINESAPTIEADQ; this is translated from the coding sequence ATGTGGTTTAAAAACCTGCGCGTCTATCGCTTGACGCGCGCCTTTGAATCGTCCCCGGAAGCGCTTGCCGAAACCCTGGAAAACTTTGCGTTCCAACCCTGCGGCAAGCTCGACCCGGTGCGCTACGGGTGGGTGCCTCCGCTAGGTCGCCATGGCACATCACTGGTACACGCCACCAACGGCAATATTATGGTGTGCGCCAAGCGGCAAGAAAAAATTCTGCCGTCTGCGGTGGTTAAAGAAGAGCTGGACGAACGCGTGGCCGCTATCTCAGCAGAGGAAGGCCGTCATGTAGGCCGAAAAGAGCGCGACAGCCTGAAGGACGAAGTGATCTTTGATCTGCTGCCTCGGGCATTGGCAAAGTCCTCTATGGATTTTGCCTATATCGCGCCGAGCGAGCGCCTGGTGTACGTCAACGTCACCAGCAGCAAGCGCGCTGAGGAACTGCTCAGTGCGTTGCGTGAAGCCCTGGGCACTATGTCTGCGATCCCCCTGAACAGCGTAAACCCACCGGTTGCCAGCATGACCGAATGGCTGCGCAGCTCAGAACTGCCTGCGCCGTTTCAGCTGGGCGAAGAATGCGAGCTGCAAGCACCGAAAGACGATCGCATTATCCGCTGTAAAAATCAGGACCTTACCGCAGATGAAATTCTGAACCACATCCATTCCGGTATGGTCGTTAACAAACTTGCACTTACATGGAACGACGCAATCCATTTTATTGTGGATGATCAGCTCGCCATTAAACGGCTGAAATTCGACGATAAATTGCTCGAACTGGCAGGAGAACGAAACCCGGAATCTGCTGCCGAAGAATTCGATACAGATTTCGCCGTGATGTCCACCGAACTAAAACAATTCGTAGCAGACCTGTTGAATGCGTTTGGCGGCATCAACGAGAGCGCACCAACGATAGAAGCAGACCAATAA
- a CDS encoding FKBP-type peptidyl-prolyl cis-trans isomerase, translating to MTDKPTLSSNEEIASYGIGRQVGDQIASNAFSGIVPEAVAQGLVDSLKGAALAIPGEEINKAFQALQSRIQAEEAEKAKKFAAEGEAFLAENAKKEGIVVTESGLQYEILSAGDGEKPALTSKVKTHYHGTLIDGTVFDSSVNRGQPAEFPVNGVIAGWTEALQMMPVGSKWRLYVPYQLAYGERGAGGAIGPYAALVFEVELLEITG from the coding sequence ATGACCGACAAACCCACCCTCTCCAGCAACGAAGAAATCGCCAGCTACGGTATCGGCCGTCAGGTTGGCGATCAAATTGCGAGCAATGCGTTCAGTGGTATTGTCCCTGAAGCCGTGGCACAAGGGCTCGTAGATTCGCTGAAAGGTGCTGCACTGGCAATACCTGGCGAAGAGATCAACAAGGCGTTCCAAGCTTTGCAAAGCAGAATCCAAGCGGAAGAAGCCGAGAAAGCGAAAAAATTCGCGGCCGAAGGCGAAGCGTTCCTGGCGGAAAACGCGAAGAAAGAAGGCATTGTCGTAACCGAATCCGGCTTGCAATACGAAATACTCTCAGCAGGTGATGGCGAGAAGCCCGCCCTTACCTCCAAGGTAAAAACGCACTATCACGGCACCCTTATCGACGGCACGGTCTTTGACAGCTCAGTAAACCGCGGCCAGCCTGCCGAATTTCCGGTTAACGGAGTAATTGCCGGTTGGACCGAAGCGCTGCAAATGATGCCCGTAGGCTCTAAATGGCGATTGTACGTACCCTATCAATTGGCGTATGGCGAGCGTGGCGCCGGTGGCGCAATCGGGCCTTACGCTGCGCTGGTATTTGAAGTGGAACTGCTGGAGATCACTGGCTAA